A window of Exiguobacterium sp. FSL W8-0210 contains these coding sequences:
- a CDS encoding Nif3-like dinuclear metal center hexameric protein yields the protein MANGNHIIEQFEAFAPKKFALEGDPIGLQIGTLNKDVKRVLVTLDVLESVVDEAIEKKVDLIIAHHPPIFSKLANVTDRSATGRIVTKCIKHDIAVYAAHTNLDVTPGGVNDWMADALGLESCEVLAPTFENTQYKLSVFVPTEAVENVSTALAQAGAGKEGDYSDCQFHVNGTGQFRPLTEATPYIGEAGRLERVSEVRIETIVTELNQKQVIRAMKQAHPYEEVAYDLIRQERPATSLGLGRIGRLPEAMTLREFAEHVRDAFGVQNLRFVGDESRHIQKVAVLGGDGNKYVSTAAFAGADVLVTGDLYFHVAHDAMALGLAVVDPGHHVESVMKEGVVNELKRRFEQKKIDVELLISTANTNPFQFL from the coding sequence ATGGCGAATGGGAACCATATCATTGAGCAGTTTGAAGCATTTGCTCCGAAAAAATTCGCACTCGAAGGTGATCCGATTGGTCTACAAATCGGAACATTGAACAAGGACGTCAAACGTGTGCTCGTGACACTTGATGTCTTGGAGTCTGTCGTCGATGAAGCGATTGAAAAGAAGGTCGATCTCATCATTGCGCATCATCCACCGATTTTTAGTAAGTTAGCAAATGTGACGGATCGTTCTGCAACAGGACGGATCGTCACAAAATGTATCAAACACGATATTGCGGTGTATGCTGCGCATACGAACCTTGACGTGACACCAGGCGGGGTCAATGACTGGATGGCAGATGCGCTTGGTCTTGAGTCTTGTGAAGTACTAGCTCCGACATTTGAAAACACACAATATAAACTAAGTGTCTTCGTACCGACTGAGGCTGTAGAGAATGTTTCAACAGCCCTTGCACAAGCGGGAGCAGGAAAAGAAGGAGACTACAGTGATTGTCAATTCCACGTCAATGGAACGGGTCAATTCCGACCGTTGACGGAAGCTACCCCGTATATCGGTGAAGCAGGACGACTCGAACGCGTTTCAGAAGTCCGAATCGAGACGATCGTCACGGAACTGAATCAGAAACAAGTCATTCGAGCGATGAAACAGGCTCATCCATATGAGGAAGTCGCCTATGATCTCATTCGTCAAGAACGTCCGGCAACATCACTTGGTCTTGGACGGATTGGTCGGTTACCGGAAGCAATGACGTTGCGGGAATTTGCTGAGCATGTTCGCGATGCGTTTGGTGTACAAAACTTACGCTTCGTCGGAGACGAATCACGCCACATCCAAAAAGTAGCAGTCCTTGGTGGTGACGGCAATAAGTACGTCTCGACTGCAGCATTTGCGGGAGCAGATGTCCTTGTGACAGGGGATCTCTATTTCCATGTGGCGCATGATGCGATGGCACTTGGACTAGCAGTCGTCGATCCGGGACATCATGTGGAGTCGGTCATGAAGGAAGGCGTCGTCAACGAATTGAAGCGTCGATTCGAACAGAAAAAAATCGACGTCGAGCTGCTGATTTCAACAGCGAATACGAATCCGTTTCAGTTTTTATGA
- a CDS encoding 4-hydroxy-3-methylbut-2-enyl diphosphate reductase has translation MLVKKISPRGYCYGVVDAMKLAQQAALNKDLPRPIHILGMIVHNAHVTREFENMGVITVDGPDRLEALETIQEGTVIFTAHGISPAVYARAAEKNLHVVDATCPDVTRTHDLIRQVVADDYEVIYVGKHGHPEPEGAVGVAPEHVHLIEKVEDIDELPPQLAHKKIIVTNQTTMSQWDVQALMEHVRKKYPHVEVHNEICNATQVRQEAVADQAGDCDLVIVVGDPRSNNSNRLAQVSFDIAGTPAHRIGDLTELDLTWLEGVTQVGVTSGASTPTPITKKVIDFLQQYDPADISTHDKTPFLELRRILPKVKVL, from the coding sequence ATGCTAGTAAAAAAAATCAGCCCCCGCGGCTATTGTTACGGTGTCGTCGATGCAATGAAACTTGCACAACAAGCGGCATTGAATAAAGACTTGCCACGTCCGATCCATATTTTAGGGATGATCGTCCACAACGCTCACGTGACACGTGAGTTCGAAAATATGGGTGTCATCACTGTCGATGGTCCCGATCGCCTCGAAGCGTTAGAGACGATTCAAGAGGGTACTGTCATCTTTACCGCACACGGCATCTCACCTGCAGTTTATGCACGAGCTGCTGAGAAGAACTTACATGTCGTCGATGCAACATGTCCTGACGTGACGCGTACGCACGATTTGATTCGTCAAGTCGTCGCGGATGATTATGAAGTCATCTACGTCGGCAAACACGGACACCCGGAACCTGAAGGTGCAGTCGGTGTAGCACCAGAGCATGTGCACCTCATCGAAAAAGTCGAAGATATCGATGAACTCCCGCCTCAGCTTGCCCACAAAAAAATCATCGTCACGAATCAGACGACGATGAGCCAATGGGATGTCCAAGCTTTGATGGAACACGTTCGTAAAAAGTATCCGCATGTAGAAGTACACAATGAAATCTGTAACGCAACACAGGTCCGGCAAGAAGCGGTGGCTGATCAAGCAGGAGATTGCGATCTCGTCATCGTCGTCGGTGATCCGCGTTCGAACAACTCAAACCGCCTAGCACAGGTATCCTTCGATATCGCAGGAACTCCAGCGCATCGGATTGGTGATTTAACGGAACTTGATTTGACTTGGCTTGAGGGTGTGACTCAAGTTGGTGTCACATCAGGTGCATCAACTCCAACACCAATCACGAAAAAGGTCATTGATTTCCTCCAACAATATGATCCTGCTGATATCAGTACGCATGACAAGACACCATTCCTTGAATTAAGACGTATCTTGCCTAAAGTCAAAGTACTTTAA